The proteins below come from a single Burkholderia contaminans genomic window:
- a CDS encoding slipin family protein translates to MIGFTFGFSSILIVFVVVLVASSIRIFREYERGVVFMLGRFWKVKGPGLVLIIPIVQQVVRIDLRTVVFDVPAQDVITRDNVSVKVNAVVYFRVVDPEKAVIQVARFFEATSQLAQTTLRAVLGKHELDALLAEREQLNADIQKTLDAQTDAWGIKVSTVEIKHVDLNETMIRAIARQAEAERERRAKVIHAEGELQASEKLLQAAQRLALQPQAMQLRYLQTLTTIAADKNSTIVFPLPVDLLGALLERLGGKREG, encoded by the coding sequence ATGATCGGTTTCACGTTCGGCTTCAGCAGCATCCTGATCGTCTTCGTCGTGGTGCTCGTCGCGTCGTCGATCCGCATCTTCCGCGAGTACGAGCGCGGTGTCGTGTTCATGCTCGGCCGGTTCTGGAAAGTGAAGGGGCCGGGACTCGTGCTGATCATCCCGATCGTCCAGCAGGTCGTGCGGATCGACCTGCGCACCGTCGTGTTCGACGTGCCCGCGCAGGACGTGATCACGCGCGACAACGTGTCGGTGAAGGTCAATGCGGTCGTGTATTTCCGCGTGGTCGACCCGGAGAAGGCCGTGATCCAGGTGGCGCGCTTCTTCGAGGCGACGAGCCAGCTCGCGCAGACGACGCTGCGCGCGGTGCTCGGCAAGCACGAACTCGACGCGCTGCTCGCCGAGCGCGAGCAGTTGAACGCCGACATCCAGAAAACGCTCGACGCGCAGACGGATGCATGGGGGATCAAGGTGTCGACGGTCGAGATCAAGCACGTCGACCTGAACGAGACGATGATCCGCGCGATCGCGCGGCAGGCCGAGGCCGAGCGCGAGCGGCGCGCGAAGGTGATTCATGCGGAAGGCGAATTGCAGGCGTCGGAGAAACTGCTGCAGGCCGCGCAACGGCTCGCGCTGCAGCCGCAGGCGATGCAGCTGCGCTACCTGCAGACGCTGACGACGATCGCCGCGGACAAGAACTCGACGATCGTGTTTCCGCTGCCGGTCGATCTGCTGGGGGCGTTGCTGGAGCGGTTGGGGGGGAAGCGGGAGGGGTAA
- a CDS encoding Abi family protein, which yields MGKTRTRKTVSATPTRAYGKVALSAEETLHRLWHRGLRIDDRPANLRMLRSIGHFRLLVYMRRFQNPATKRFWPRTRFSDIVELYAFDRRLRSVTMDAVERIEVALRAALSNPLAVDYGSHWYVERDRFVDLRHYARVLDQIARECETRKGSALTHYYRTYASPDLPPIWLVCERLSLGALSRIFSALSTRDRKVAGRHVWPDIPDTVLTSWLQSLTDLRNACAHHARLWGMKLTVSPPAKPAGRNLVRYAPEMTRPETFYARATMMKALLDPLGHGGEWRDTLRATLTGCEHVDPATHLGFTPDWHSTPAWQ from the coding sequence ATGGGCAAGACTCGAACAAGGAAGACAGTATCGGCGACGCCGACCAGGGCTTACGGCAAGGTGGCCCTCAGTGCCGAGGAAACACTGCATCGACTGTGGCATCGCGGCCTGCGCATCGACGACCGTCCCGCGAATCTGCGAATGCTTCGGTCGATCGGCCACTTCCGGCTGCTGGTCTACATGCGACGGTTTCAGAACCCCGCCACCAAGCGGTTCTGGCCTCGAACCCGATTCTCCGACATCGTTGAACTCTACGCATTCGATCGACGTCTGCGCTCGGTCACGATGGACGCGGTCGAGCGCATCGAAGTTGCATTGCGCGCTGCGCTGAGCAATCCCCTCGCCGTCGACTACGGCAGCCACTGGTATGTCGAGCGGGACCGTTTCGTCGACCTGCGCCACTACGCGCGCGTCCTGGATCAAATTGCACGGGAATGCGAAACGCGGAAAGGCTCGGCACTGACTCACTACTACCGAACCTACGCCAGTCCCGACCTGCCGCCAATCTGGCTGGTCTGCGAGCGGTTGAGCCTCGGCGCGTTGTCCCGCATCTTCAGTGCACTCTCGACTCGCGACCGCAAGGTCGCCGGGCGCCACGTGTGGCCGGACATCCCTGATACGGTGCTCACCAGCTGGCTGCAATCGCTCACCGACTTACGCAATGCATGTGCACATCACGCGAGGCTCTGGGGAATGAAGCTGACGGTATCGCCTCCCGCCAAGCCGGCCGGGCGAAATCTTGTCCGTTATGCCCCGGAAATGACCCGGCCGGAGACGTTCTACGCCCGTGCGACGATGATGAAGGCCCTGCTCGACCCGCTCGGTCATGGCGGCGAATGGCGCGACACCTTGCGAGCGACGTTGACGGGGTGTGAGCACGTGGACCCGGCGACGCATCTCGGCTTCACGCCCGATTGGCATTCGACGCCGGCGTGGCAGTGA
- a CDS encoding haloacid dehalogenase-like hydrolase — translation MQRRRFMNTLAAATAATSLMLKAGTAGAKSTAVPDALDPGRWSPFNAARLQAVLDQHGVASARYDEKRRPYAVFDWDNTCIMNDCEEALLMYQINHLQYKLTPAEFVDVMWKDVPKGAFMKDYATVDGKPVTMEDLAADIESDYRWLYANYQGFGGDKSLDEIRETDQFKDFRAKLYFMYDAICDTHPLEIGYKWIIYFYKNMTTAELQAMAEASNNYGIGDALRKVRYESPKTLPGKAGVVADTHFHGIRIHEEIRAVMHTLRANGIDVYVSTASLDDVVRVFAGNPNYGYGVPPANVIGLRLDMRDGKYTSTYPAGWHFNWGPGKTVGIRNVLESKKGYGPLLVFGDSDGDAWMLRDFKDTAAGVIVNRMKKGEIGADSKLAAEQIGKSDARFLLQGRDEHTGLMIPDEKSIKYGKTERKLLA, via the coding sequence ATGCAGCGCCGCCGTTTCATGAATACCCTTGCCGCGGCGACCGCCGCGACGTCGCTGATGCTCAAGGCCGGCACGGCCGGCGCGAAGAGCACAGCCGTGCCGGATGCGCTGGACCCGGGCCGCTGGTCGCCGTTCAACGCCGCGCGCCTGCAGGCGGTGCTCGACCAGCACGGCGTCGCGAGCGCGCGCTACGACGAAAAGCGCCGCCCGTACGCGGTGTTCGACTGGGACAACACGTGCATCATGAACGACTGCGAAGAGGCGCTGCTGATGTACCAGATCAACCATCTGCAGTACAAGCTGACGCCGGCCGAATTCGTCGACGTGATGTGGAAGGACGTGCCGAAGGGCGCCTTCATGAAGGACTATGCGACGGTGGACGGCAAGCCGGTGACGATGGAAGACCTCGCGGCGGACATCGAATCCGACTATCGCTGGCTCTACGCGAACTACCAGGGATTCGGCGGCGACAAGAGCCTCGACGAGATTCGCGAGACCGATCAGTTCAAGGATTTCCGCGCGAAGCTGTACTTCATGTACGACGCGATCTGCGATACGCATCCGCTCGAGATCGGTTACAAGTGGATCATCTATTTCTACAAGAACATGACGACCGCCGAGCTGCAGGCGATGGCGGAAGCGTCGAACAACTACGGCATCGGCGACGCACTGCGCAAGGTCCGCTACGAAAGCCCGAAGACGCTGCCCGGCAAGGCAGGCGTGGTGGCCGACACGCATTTCCACGGCATTCGCATTCATGAGGAAATCCGCGCGGTGATGCACACGCTGCGGGCGAACGGCATCGACGTGTACGTCAGCACGGCATCGCTCGACGACGTCGTGCGTGTGTTCGCCGGCAATCCGAACTATGGCTACGGCGTGCCGCCCGCGAACGTGATCGGCTTGCGTCTCGACATGCGGGACGGCAAGTACACGAGCACGTATCCGGCCGGCTGGCATTTCAACTGGGGGCCCGGCAAGACGGTGGGCATCCGCAACGTCCTCGAGTCGAAGAAGGGTTATGGCCCGCTGCTGGTGTTCGGCGACAGCGACGGCGACGCGTGGATGCTGCGCGACTTCAAGGACACCGCGGCCGGTGTGATCGTCAACCGGATGAAGAAGGGCGAGATCGGCGCGGACAGCAAACTCGCGGCCGAACAGATCGGGAAGTCGGACGCGCGCTTCCTGCTGCAGGGCCGCGACGAGCACACGGGCCTGATGATCCCGGACGAGAAGTCGATCAAGTACGGCAAGACCGAGCGCAAGCTGCTGGCTTGA
- a CDS encoding M24 family metallopeptidase — translation MADHHPLPEIHLDELPQFRAVQQLAYRCVETVGAMLYPGITEKEAARLLTEWLQDNGVHDWLHKPFAWFGDRTAFEGFSGLKHMGGFNLAFFPSNRQLETDMPVILDVAPVLDGIVADVGYAHCLGHNPILEQLQDDLMDHRDMIVRLVKARRPMAEVAQEVDALCRRQGVEPRHKAYPFKVLAHRVAKIHKLSKPRFVARFGLNATRNLLLDQGRAAKQQGWSPLWSIDRRSEHAPVPGLWAVEPHLGFAGVGAKFEELLVITEDDAYWLDEDLPHVRRWQRRQAARKQAVATVPAAA, via the coding sequence ATGGCCGACCACCACCCGCTGCCGGAAATCCACCTCGACGAGTTGCCGCAATTCCGTGCGGTCCAGCAGCTGGCATACCGCTGCGTCGAAACCGTCGGCGCGATGCTCTACCCCGGCATCACCGAAAAGGAAGCGGCGCGCCTGCTGACCGAATGGCTGCAGGACAACGGCGTGCACGACTGGCTGCACAAGCCGTTCGCGTGGTTCGGCGACCGCACCGCATTCGAGGGCTTCTCGGGCCTCAAGCACATGGGCGGCTTCAATCTCGCGTTCTTCCCGAGCAACCGCCAGCTCGAGACCGACATGCCGGTGATCCTCGACGTCGCGCCGGTGCTCGACGGCATCGTCGCCGATGTCGGCTACGCGCACTGCCTCGGCCACAACCCGATCCTCGAACAGTTGCAGGACGACCTGATGGACCACCGCGACATGATCGTGCGGCTCGTGAAGGCGCGCCGGCCGATGGCCGAGGTCGCGCAGGAGGTCGACGCGCTGTGCCGCCGCCAGGGTGTCGAGCCGCGCCACAAGGCGTATCCGTTCAAGGTGCTCGCGCATCGCGTCGCGAAGATCCACAAGCTGTCGAAACCGCGCTTCGTCGCGCGCTTCGGGCTGAACGCGACGCGCAACCTGCTGCTCGACCAGGGCCGCGCGGCGAAACAGCAAGGCTGGTCGCCGCTGTGGTCGATCGACCGCCGCTCCGAGCACGCGCCAGTGCCGGGCCTGTGGGCCGTCGAGCCGCATCTCGGCTTCGCCGGCGTCGGCGCGAAATTCGAAGAGCTGCTCGTCATCACCGAAGACGACGCGTACTGGCTCGACGAGGACCTGCCGCACGTGCGCCGCTGGCAGCGCCGCCAGGCCGCGCGGAAGCAGGCCGTCGCGACCGTGCCGGCCGCCGCCTGA
- a CDS encoding SDR family oxidoreductase, translated as MQPLSDEAPLALFESVHSETAVASGDLTLAVKTWGDPARSPVVLVHGYPDDSSVWQHVAPLLARKHYVIAYDVRGAGLSGVPKRTADYHLAKLTDDFVAVIDALCPGRAVHLIAHDWGSIQGWEFVTDSRLAGRIASYTSCSGPCLDHVGFWLRERVLRPTPGSLGKLGGQLVRSWYVYLFHLPFIPELGWRLWLGRAWPRLLRRLEKTPATPRPTQADDGARGVRLYRANFIRCLFAPRERYAHAPVQTIVPLGDKYVSPALSENLSRWVPQYYRREVAAGHWLPLADPTRFAELAGQLIDAVESGNEPPALANARRRATSGRFSGKVAVVTGAGSGIGRCAALAFAREGATIVACDIDLASAERTTLLIGLTGAQAHAKRVDVGSADEMEALATWVGSELGGADVVINNAGIGMAGGILDTSTRHWERILHVNLWGVIHGSRLFAQQMAARGTGGHIVNTASAAAFGPSRDLPAYATTKAAVLMLSECMRAELAEKGIGVTAVCPGFAETGIMASTQYAGANAQDEARLRKRATKLYQMRGLKPETVAQAMVDGVLRNRPVVAVGGEAHAMRFVGRFTPWLGRMIARVSMASH; from the coding sequence ATGCAGCCTCTTTCCGACGAAGCGCCGCTGGCCCTGTTCGAATCGGTTCATAGCGAAACGGCGGTCGCCTCCGGCGACCTGACGCTCGCGGTCAAGACCTGGGGCGACCCGGCCCGCTCGCCGGTCGTGCTCGTGCACGGCTACCCCGACGACAGCAGCGTCTGGCAGCACGTCGCGCCGCTGCTCGCGCGCAAGCACTACGTGATCGCGTACGACGTGCGCGGCGCGGGCCTGTCCGGCGTGCCGAAGCGCACGGCCGACTACCACCTCGCGAAGCTGACCGACGACTTCGTCGCGGTCATCGACGCGCTCTGCCCCGGCCGCGCCGTGCACCTGATCGCGCACGACTGGGGCTCGATCCAGGGCTGGGAATTCGTCACCGATTCGCGCCTCGCCGGCCGGATCGCGTCGTACACGTCGTGCTCGGGGCCGTGCCTCGACCACGTCGGCTTCTGGCTGCGCGAACGCGTGCTGCGCCCGACACCCGGGTCGCTCGGCAAGCTCGGCGGCCAGCTCGTGCGGTCGTGGTACGTGTACCTGTTCCACCTGCCGTTCATCCCCGAGCTCGGCTGGCGGTTGTGGCTCGGCCGCGCGTGGCCGCGCCTGCTGCGCCGGCTCGAGAAAACGCCCGCCACGCCGCGCCCGACGCAGGCCGACGACGGCGCGCGCGGCGTGCGCCTCTATCGCGCGAACTTCATCCGCTGCCTGTTCGCGCCGCGCGAACGCTACGCGCATGCGCCGGTGCAGACCATCGTGCCGCTCGGCGACAAATACGTGAGCCCGGCGCTGTCCGAGAACCTGTCGCGCTGGGTGCCGCAGTACTACCGCCGTGAAGTCGCGGCCGGCCACTGGCTGCCGCTCGCCGATCCGACGCGCTTCGCGGAGCTCGCCGGGCAACTGATCGACGCGGTCGAATCGGGCAACGAACCGCCCGCGCTCGCGAATGCGCGCCGCCGCGCCACGAGCGGCCGCTTCAGCGGCAAGGTCGCGGTGGTGACGGGCGCGGGCAGCGGCATCGGCCGCTGCGCGGCGCTCGCGTTCGCCCGCGAAGGCGCGACGATCGTCGCGTGCGACATCGATCTCGCGAGCGCCGAACGCACCACGCTGCTGATCGGGCTCACCGGTGCGCAAGCGCACGCGAAGCGGGTCGACGTCGGGTCCGCCGACGAAATGGAAGCGCTCGCGACGTGGGTCGGCAGCGAACTCGGCGGCGCGGACGTCGTGATCAACAACGCGGGCATCGGCATGGCCGGCGGCATCCTCGACACGAGCACGCGGCACTGGGAGCGCATCCTGCACGTGAACCTGTGGGGTGTGATCCACGGCTCGCGGCTGTTCGCGCAGCAGATGGCCGCGCGCGGCACCGGCGGGCACATCGTCAACACCGCCTCGGCCGCCGCGTTCGGGCCGTCGCGCGACCTGCCCGCGTATGCGACGACGAAGGCCGCCGTGCTGATGCTCAGCGAATGCATGCGCGCGGAACTCGCGGAAAAAGGCATTGGCGTGACGGCCGTATGCCCCGGCTTCGCGGAAACGGGAATCATGGCGTCGACGCAATACGCGGGCGCCAACGCACAGGACGAAGCGCGGCTGCGCAAGCGCGCGACGAAGCTGTACCAGATGCGCGGCCTGAAACCCGAAACCGTCGCGCAGGCGATGGTCGACGGCGTGCTGCGCAACCGCCCCGTCGTCGCGGTCGGCGGCGAGGCGCACGCGATGCGCTTCGTCGGCCGCTTCACGCCGTGGCTCGGCCGGATGATCGCCCGCGTCAGCATGGCATCGCATTGA
- a CDS encoding metal-dependent hydrolase: protein MTDTADYHKIKARHVKFDFSDTPITWVPNDPGSTHIINTLNLLFPEGELWFCRVYNKALPLITDARLRDEAEGFLRQEAVHSRSHGGVLKHYYDRHGIDTKPFTQKLNRLFTRVLGEQPLGLKIGHTRFWLRQQLAVIASLEHFFGYLGNWVLNAHGLDEGKADPTMVDLLRWHGAEEVEHRTVAFDIYRHLGGTYPERCVHMAFVILLLLHYITTGAKFMYRRDPAAGRYPGFILAWWQGSRRGHLPSFWKVIGAALRYFKPGYTPHHEGSTEQALAYLARSPAAQAAAHGGNWGTTKGA from the coding sequence ATGACCGATACCGCCGACTATCACAAGATCAAGGCCCGGCACGTGAAGTTCGACTTCAGCGACACGCCGATTACCTGGGTGCCGAACGACCCGGGCAGCACGCACATCATCAACACGCTGAACCTGCTGTTCCCGGAAGGCGAGCTGTGGTTCTGCCGCGTGTACAACAAGGCGTTGCCGCTGATCACCGATGCGCGCCTGCGCGACGAGGCCGAAGGCTTCCTGCGCCAGGAAGCCGTGCATTCGCGTTCGCACGGCGGCGTGCTCAAGCACTACTACGACCGGCACGGGATCGACACGAAGCCGTTCACGCAGAAGCTCAATCGCCTCTTCACACGTGTGCTCGGCGAACAGCCGCTCGGGCTGAAGATCGGCCACACGCGTTTCTGGCTGCGCCAGCAGCTCGCGGTAATCGCGTCGCTCGAGCATTTCTTCGGCTATCTCGGCAACTGGGTGCTCAACGCGCACGGGCTCGACGAAGGAAAAGCCGACCCGACGATGGTCGATCTGCTGCGCTGGCACGGCGCCGAGGAAGTCGAGCACCGCACGGTCGCGTTCGACATCTACCGGCACCTGGGCGGCACCTATCCGGAACGCTGCGTGCACATGGCGTTCGTGATCCTGCTGCTGCTCCACTACATCACGACGGGCGCGAAGTTCATGTACCGGCGCGACCCGGCCGCCGGCCGCTACCCGGGTTTCATACTCGCGTGGTGGCAAGGCTCGCGGCGCGGGCACCTGCCGTCGTTCTGGAAGGTGATCGGCGCGGCGCTGCGCTATTTCAAGCCGGGCTATACGCCGCACCACGAAGGCTCGACCGAACAGGCGCTCGCCTATCTCGCCCGCTCGCCGGCCGCGCAGGCGGCCGCGCACGGCGGCAACTGGGGCACGACGAAGGGTGCCTGA
- a CDS encoding DUF2917 domain-containing protein has translation MDQASRLVVCPDRCRTDTIALPRVVMQFTVAPRKTLTWCAKNDAEIRVHDAMLWVTRLGSVDDYWIRTGDVLRVRRGDRIWMSTDGDRPAEASITTAYAMSRGAWLERALARMRSLLRERCRSRP, from the coding sequence ATGGACCAAGCAAGCCGGCTGGTTGTCTGCCCCGATCGGTGTCGCACCGATACGATCGCATTGCCGCGGGTCGTGATGCAATTCACGGTCGCGCCGCGCAAGACGCTGACATGGTGCGCGAAAAACGACGCCGAGATCCGCGTGCACGACGCGATGCTGTGGGTCACGCGGCTCGGCAGCGTCGACGATTACTGGATACGAACCGGCGACGTGCTGCGCGTGCGGCGCGGCGATCGCATCTGGATGAGCACCGACGGCGACCGCCCGGCCGAAGCATCGATCACGACCGCCTACGCGATGAGTCGCGGCGCGTGGCTGGAGCGTGCGCTCGCGCGCATGCGCAGCTTGTTGCGCGAGCGATGTCGAAGTCGGCCATGA
- a CDS encoding DUF2917 domain-containing protein has translation MDQASPLFDRPDRCRAGTIALPTVVIRFPVAPRTTLTWRAPQDAELRAHGAALWVTRPPCVDDYWVQPGDVLRIARGERIWLGTDADRSAEATLTTAYVRRGERFRRMLAHVQRLLFGAGRTSG, from the coding sequence ATGGACCAGGCAAGCCCGCTGTTTGACCGCCCCGATCGGTGCCGCGCCGGCACGATCGCATTACCGACTGTCGTGATCCGTTTCCCGGTCGCACCGCGTACGACGTTGACGTGGCGCGCGCCGCAGGACGCGGAACTCCGCGCGCATGGCGCGGCGCTGTGGGTCACGCGCCCACCGTGCGTCGACGACTACTGGGTGCAGCCCGGCGACGTGCTGCGCATCGCACGTGGCGAGCGCATCTGGCTCGGCACCGATGCCGACCGGTCGGCCGAAGCAACGCTCACGACTGCATACGTGCGTCGCGGCGAGCGCTTCAGGCGCATGCTCGCGCACGTGCAACGTTTGCTCTTCGGGGCAGGGAGAACGAGTGGATGA
- a CDS encoding NCS2 family permease: MESIKRYFGFAEAGTDFRTEILAGVTTFLTMAYIIFVNPAILGDAGMPKESVFVATCLVAALASLIMGLYANYPIACAPGMGLNAYFAYTVVKGMGFTWQAALGAVFISGCLFLLVTLFRVREAIVNGIPKSLRISITAGIGLFLGIISLKTSGVIVGNPATLVTLGDLHKHDTILAIVGFFTIVTLDHLRVRGAILIGIIGVTVLSFFFGDNQFHGVFSAPPSIDATLFKLDIRAALSTGIINVILVFFLVELFDATGTLMGVANRAGLLVEGKMNRLNKALLADSTAIVAGSVLGTSSTTAYIESASGVQAGGRTGVTAITVAVLFLACLFIAPLAGVVPAYATAPALLYVSCLMLREMVEVPWDDATEAVPAALTALLMPFTYSIANGVAFGFIAYGGLKLLTGQGRSVKPIVWLIAAVFLFRFFYLGSE; the protein is encoded by the coding sequence ATGGAATCCATCAAGCGGTATTTCGGCTTCGCTGAAGCCGGCACCGACTTCCGCACCGAAATACTCGCGGGCGTCACCACGTTCCTGACGATGGCCTACATCATCTTCGTCAACCCCGCGATCCTCGGCGACGCCGGCATGCCGAAGGAATCCGTGTTCGTCGCGACCTGCCTCGTCGCGGCGCTGGCGTCGCTCATCATGGGGCTGTACGCGAACTACCCGATCGCGTGCGCGCCCGGCATGGGCCTGAACGCGTATTTCGCGTACACGGTCGTCAAGGGGATGGGCTTCACGTGGCAGGCCGCGCTCGGCGCGGTGTTCATCTCCGGCTGCCTGTTCCTGCTCGTCACGCTGTTCCGCGTACGCGAGGCGATCGTCAACGGCATTCCGAAATCGCTGCGGATCTCGATCACCGCGGGCATCGGCCTGTTCCTCGGCATCATCTCGCTGAAGACGTCGGGCGTGATCGTCGGCAACCCGGCCACGCTCGTCACGCTGGGCGACCTGCACAAGCACGACACGATCCTCGCGATCGTCGGCTTCTTCACGATCGTCACGCTCGACCACCTGCGCGTGCGCGGTGCGATCCTGATCGGCATCATCGGCGTCACGGTCCTGTCGTTCTTCTTCGGTGACAACCAGTTCCACGGCGTGTTCTCCGCGCCGCCGTCGATCGACGCGACGCTGTTCAAGCTCGACATCCGCGCCGCGCTGTCGACCGGCATCATCAACGTGATCCTCGTGTTCTTCCTCGTCGAGCTGTTCGACGCGACGGGCACGCTGATGGGCGTCGCGAACCGCGCGGGCCTGCTCGTCGAAGGCAAGATGAACCGCCTGAACAAGGCACTGCTCGCCGACAGCACGGCGATCGTCGCGGGCTCGGTGCTCGGCACGTCGTCGACCACCGCGTATATCGAAAGCGCGTCCGGCGTGCAGGCCGGCGGCCGCACGGGCGTGACGGCCATCACCGTCGCGGTGCTGTTCCTCGCGTGCCTGTTCATCGCGCCGCTCGCCGGCGTCGTGCCGGCCTACGCGACGGCGCCGGCACTGCTGTACGTGTCGTGCCTGATGCTGCGCGAGATGGTCGAGGTGCCGTGGGACGACGCTACGGAAGCCGTGCCGGCCGCGCTGACCGCACTGCTGATGCCGTTCACGTACTCGATCGCGAACGGCGTGGCATTCGGCTTCATCGCTTACGGCGGCCTCAAGCTGCTGACGGGCCAGGGCCGCTCGGTCAAGCCGATCGTGTGGCTCATCGCAGCCGTGTTCCTGTTCCGCTTCTTCTACCTCGGCAGCGAGTGA
- a CDS encoding DUF1488 domain-containing protein encodes MQIHFTNEKPEYSGRDLMLAFTALVNGERVQCQITAEALEDHFGAASPRFEDMVGAFDQHRDRIEAAARRLLSETRAQCVTLRSGYVRFYEANWRG; translated from the coding sequence ATGCAGATCCATTTCACGAACGAGAAGCCCGAGTATTCGGGGCGCGACCTGATGCTTGCGTTCACGGCGTTGGTCAATGGCGAGCGCGTCCAATGTCAGATCACCGCCGAGGCGCTGGAAGATCACTTCGGCGCGGCGTCGCCGCGCTTCGAGGACATGGTCGGCGCATTCGACCAGCACCGCGACCGTATCGAGGCGGCTGCACGGCGCCTGCTGTCGGAGACACGCGCGCAGTGCGTGACGCTGCGCAGTGGCTACGTCCGCTTCTACGAGGCCAACTGGCGCGGATGA
- a CDS encoding DUF2964 domain-containing protein, which produces MMEMEHARAVFRNATCMRRDMHPFGRRIMVRTELRVVLAAIATFIMLGGIAVAIHGLLFDLTDAVRYGAAAIAVGATTAAIALNVWPNDPH; this is translated from the coding sequence ATGATGGAAATGGAGCACGCACGCGCCGTGTTCCGCAATGCAACATGCATGCGACGCGACATGCATCCGTTCGGGAGACGCATCATGGTTCGGACGGAACTGAGAGTCGTGCTGGCGGCCATCGCCACATTCATCATGCTGGGCGGCATCGCCGTGGCGATCCACGGGCTGCTGTTCGATCTGACCGATGCGGTGCGATACGGGGCGGCCGCGATTGCGGTGGGTGCCACGACGGCTGCCATCGCGCTCAACGTCTGGCCGAACGACCCTCACTGA